The window tttttaaaacctctttcttaaaaacaaaggaatacaaagctacaagaagagcagatcctgccagaggggggcgcacaccagtaggtcagtgtgcttgctttacaatccttcatcccggtggtagatttcctttaaggataagtCAGACGGATTCCCAAATTATCCTTACAACGGAGGGCTAGGACTTGTATGTTCATACAGGGGTGTCCCACTTCCCCCAGGATATCTCTAtaattggccacattcatctttcctccaattacaaccagtggtcctgtgccaaagcctgatgctgccaccaccatgtgtcactgtatttggcaggtgatgagcagcgcctggttttctccacacataccgcttagaattaaagtTCAATTTCATATCCGACCAGAGAATCTTTTTTGTTCCCTCATAGTCTGGGAggtcttcatgtgttttgcaccgaGTAGAGACATCCATCAGCAGACTATGCCATAAAGCcatgactggtggaggctgcagagatgagtgtcttttgtggaactttctcccatctctggagctcagccacagtgatcttggggatcttctttacctctctcaccaagactcTTCTCCCACAACTGCTTAGGTTTGGCTGGAGGAAGAGTTggagtcatcccaaacttcttcaatTTAAGGATTATTAAAGGACATTCTGCTCTTTAGGAACATTGGGTGCcgaagaaattattttgtaaccttggccagatctgtgctttgCTACAAAATGTGTCTCTAAGCTccatgggcagttccttagacctcatggaaaaaaaaaaaaactttttttgatcttaccaattggctgcaatgaaacaaataacgaaaaattaaaatttttccatACACACTGTAGATTCTGGCTGCCTCTACGGTTTAAATGGGTTGTACCAAGTCTTATAGTTACCCCCTTTCCACAGCTCAGACTGCTGGGATCACCACCGATCAAGAGAACTAGTGTCATGTTCTTACTAACTGATGAAGCAACAGATTAGTCCTGCCGCCCCGTTCAACACTATGGGAGCATAAGATATTTCGGAGAACGGCACTGGGATATCTAAAGCACAACACACAGCTATTAATGGCTCTCTAATAAACTGTGAAGGATCAGGCCACAGTATTAAATGAAGCGGCAGGACGCATGCTCaaccacttaaagggaatctaccatcaggatgaaagactgtatatgcaaatgagcttgaggggctccaggctccattaacactcaTGGAgcatgaagcccctcaggctcatttgcatatagtacttcatcctggtggtagatgccctttaattcaTTGAAACTGTACCCCTTTTCTCGTGATTGATGGGGGCCCCACTGATGAGATTGCTATTCCCAATCTCTAGGAGGGTATGACTGTGTTTGAGATATATATTACTCATGTGCTCCCGTTTCTGGCAGGGGTATTAGCACGTTACTTATTACATGCACATTTGAAGCACTGCATTACTGTAACAATGTAATGTATGGGATTGACGAcaaacctatacacacacactgagaaAATATCTGCAGCAGTAACGTCCATCTGCTGCAGATTTTTAATTGCATCAAAGTCGCTGCATTATATGCATGGGAAACCAGACATCTCAGCAGGTTTGTGATCATGGCTGTGGAAGTTACCCCGTGTGTAAGGTGTATTGCGCAGTAACCACACTACACAATGTACATTTCTCCATTTACTGAGAGGTTGTCAAGCAGGAAATCATAGGGCGACATCCACAAAACAGTCTCTTCTACACAACGCAACTAAATCCACTTTATACAACCACACAAATATTGTGCACTGTCGTCATAGTCATTTGTGATTTCAGCTAGGCCGGGGGGGCAGGGGTTTTCCAGTGACTTTTTCATATGGGAATAGATCTATGTATATACACGTATTCACACAGTAATGTCCACAACTTTAAAAACTTGCAGATGAAAAAACCGTCTCTGCtccaaagtagaaaaaaaaaaaaaaaaaattacaaaaattgttGAGAGTACCCCCGACCGAGCTAGAACAGACAATTATAGAAAGTGTCAAGACCTGGGTCTACTTTACATCTACTCCTCACAACATGATCTCCAGAGACCGGGGACTCCAGGGCTAAACGTGCTGAGGGTGGCCATATTGTTGGTGGGGTAAACAGAATCCGGTAACTACAGTAGTAAGACGATGGTGGTGAACCAAGCAACACATTGGGAtggattcttaaaggggttttccctccaCAGGTGTCACTAATCATAAGACCAGCTCCAGGAGTCTCCCTATGTGTATAGAGTAGTCACGTACATACATGGACACTGGTTTACTCTCATCTATAGGGCTGATGGAGATAACCCAAGACAGCAGTGGATGAGATCTCTGGTCATactcttgcccccccccctccccctacatCTAGCAGAACTGCCCAAGGGAAGGGAAATTCCTAGGAAGCCAATCATCTCCATCCATCAAGACTCAAACACATTTTAAGGTCTAAAAATGAGTttaaggggtcgtccactttctgcaaatcgttggtattgtttgtgtaatgaaaagttatacaattttcaagtatactttctgtatcaattcctcatggttttctagatctctgcttgccgtcatcctataggaagcttcattgtttacttcctgtggataaagactggttcctggtcatgtgatgtcacacaggtgcgcagctcattatacccctggtcatgtgatgtcacacaggtgcatggcccgttacatccctggtcatgtgatgtcacactggtcgtTATATCTtgggtcatgtgaagtcacacaggagcacagcttcttacatccctggtcatgtgatatcacacaggtgcacgtcacAGCTGTGCGATATAAtgaaccctgcacctgtgtgacattacatgaccactGATATATAACAAGCagcgcatctgtgtgacatcacatgaccagtatttATCCACATgaagtgaacaatgaagcttcctatagcaggacagcaagcagagatctgaaaaactgaagaattgatacagaaagtatattgaaatattgaataacttttcacaaacaatatcaattatttgccgaaagtggaaaatccctttaatagccATCTTATACCCACTATAACATTGCACCCTATTACTTATTTTTACAATACACCGCCCCCAGCATCTGTAGACTGAGCCACAGTCAGCAGCTATAGTGCAAAAGTCTCCAACACCACAAATCTCATTTCTTTTCCCCTTCTTTCTAAAGCCAATGGGTCAGTGTCGAGGTGAAACCGGTACAACAAACAACAACATCATCATCTTCTTAATCCAAAGTCTGAAAACCTGAAACGTAAACGAGAGCGAAGACACAGAAAGGGGTCTCCAGATACAGAAAACAAAGAAGGGGCTTGTGGGTTTTTTTCCCTCTCCCCCTTTTAAAATAGTGAAGTCCAGCCCGCTGGACCTGTCAGAACAGAAAAGAAGCCTCATCTTTGGGATGATTTAGTAGCATCCGTCTTTCCACGAGTCGTCGTCCAGAGGATTTGTCCTTGAGGAATTGAGGGATCTGCAGTAACAAGGGATGAGATAGGAATCAAGGGTTAGTACATGAAAGACATGGGGTAGGTCGAGTACCAGTGAACTCTAACCTGTAGCAGGttatacaactacaactcccagcatgcatcaAGAGATTTGGGAGCTGTTACCTGCATACAAGCTTCACACTATCCCAATAGTTTGTGCTGGACATCTCACCTCTTGGAAGGCTGCACCATCTTGCTTTTCGGAGCACCGTTCCCTGAAGGTGACTGAGATTTTACACCTGAGTGTTTCACAGATGGTGGAAGGTTACTGGCTCTCGACGCACCAGGAATACCTGGAGCCAGGCCAGGAGAAGACATCTTCCGGATCCCGCTGGAGCCGTTATAGCCGGATGATTTTATGGGCTGTTTGGAGTTGACGAGGGAGCTTGTGCTTAAACCTGCTTTGATGGGCTGGCGGACCCCCGCTGGATTGCTGGAGCTGTAGCGCATCTTGCTCTGTGGGACGTCTACAACAACAACAACCAAATTTAAGGAAAGTTACAGAAGATTTTAAGACGTagccatagattttttttttttttataataactctcatccacaaagctctgcacagtgcaacacctccctacctctcttccctgtctgtggcCCAGCCCACGCTCCTTCAGTGATCAAAacattattattttctttaattgGATTGTCTCAAACACAATTCCAGGacaaattctctggaatgtccaGGACAATCAGACCCCAAATAACCAACTACCAAAGCTTCAGACGTGCCTTAAAGACCCCCATTTTTTCAGGTCGGTCAATAGTATTTTCTAATATGCATGTAACTTTCTTCACTAACCAACCCTGTGTCGACCTCCCGTCTATGTGATCCCACAAGCACCAGATACCAATATACAGTATCCTCTGCAGTCCCATCCACCTCGGACTCTAGATAAGATGGCGGCCAATGACCGGTTCATAAAGCATCTTAATTTATGACAAAATTAATTTTATAATATCTATTTATTCCCATCCCCCTATTAGAATGGCTGGGCCATTATACAAGCACTGTtccctcctgtgtcacccctacctcctcaaagactgtaagctcttgtgagcagagcctattgttttatatgactattactattactctgtaatgttttattttatttgtataggtCCCCCATGATCTGTTAAATGCTGCAGAACATGAAGGAGcagtagaaataaagattattataatagGAGAGAAATAGTTTgtgttaaggggaacctgtcagttcCTGAGGAATATATAAAGTAATTAGAAGACCTTGCAGGTCTAGTGTTCTGCATCATAAGTTTCTTTCATGCACAAACATGTCCTGAATGCAATGAAATCTGCATTTAAATCTATCACCCTCTATACATACTGCTTATAGGCTGCTGAATCCTGGTCAGCCGGCCGCTGGGCCCCTGGAGGTCAGACTCCAAACTGCGGCTGCTTCTTACTGCCTCCAAGGAACGGAGACTCGTTTTTGCAAGATTAGGCATGCTGTGCCTCAGGTCATCTGGAAGACAAATTAGAAAATGTAAACCTTCTTACATCTATGCATTTCAATCAGAGTTTCAAGTCCAATACATTTAAAGAGATCAACCATCAAGCAAAAGAATTCTACCTGGTGCATTTTGATCTTCTCCGGGGGCAGTGTCACTAGAAGttgctttttaaagggaacccgtcatgagGATTTAGGGCCACCACCTATAAGGCCCTCTCCCACCCCCAATAAGGGCATCCCATGCGCACATCTTAGGAATAAATAAGCCCATGCCGTTACCTTCATAACCTGGGTACTTGATCCGGTCCTGCACTTGGTTTTGCATAGATCTGCGAGGAGGCCGGAGGCGGGAAATGGAGGACCTGCTGCTTTCCCCTGCGGCGGCGGAGGGCGACTGACAGCGCGGCGAGCTGAGGGGAGACGGAGAATAGCGGTGCGCACTGCGGTACGACAGGGAACAATCGCAGTCGTCGTCATCCTCCAGGCTGTACGTGTCAAACTCCTGGTCGCTGAAGGTTCCTCTTCTGAGGGAGTTGAGGGAGGCACTGGAGCTGCGCCGGGACACCGAGGCAGAGCTGGAAGCATAGTCCTGCCTCAGACCTACAGACATTACAAGTTACTACATACCGGGAAGACCACACAACTCCTGTGGTTATGACAACATTATCATGAGGTCATCAATCTGATACTTTCACCCAACAAGCAGTTGTTGATGCATGCTCAATTCTGCCATGGACTCCGAACAACTGCTGGCAAGACGCATGCATGAGATTTCTGGGAAAACAATCCCAGCTCCAACATGAAATCTATGTTTCCAATGATGACACAGTGACCTATAGGTCTATATAGAGTGTGAGTGAGTGAAGACCTCTCATTCCCTATGGACGCGTCTTACTTTCCTCCTGAAGTCTGGCCATAACTTGGACATCAGTCAGGTCTTGGAGCTTGTATCCCATAGATATGGAGTCGTCGGATGTGCTTAATTCACTGTCCACAGAGGACTGAGAGCTGAGGGCAGAATGGATGCTCATGTAAC is drawn from Engystomops pustulosus chromosome 9, aEngPut4.maternal, whole genome shotgun sequence and contains these coding sequences:
- the LOC140076379 gene encoding SLAIN motif-containing protein-like isoform X1, which encodes MVVPESSPGIQHERMRVASEGIMDGETETDTSSELKEVRKLHELVRRLEIQNQQLRVKKNLQGTSNEPDTHLSALHSSGVMNSMNIQPEVGDLEIIPDLHSKLEQIGSEKENIPRLQYEKVCTDSKPPSKEGNHCDMDDSSFFSLEGMGKMSEGSSSGDLADLLDDTALDEVEVLELDSCSEDEEDCWLYASPRKLEACAEQKTDSPLKWCRQVLDHHSPETEAACRTLIGKLDQASRWKSLYCSPLASPSAYSANNETSCCSNTLNSPGCLKSTNKPLLTCGSSGYMSIHSALSSQSSVDSELSTSDDSISMGYKLQDLTDVQVMARLQEESLRQDYASSSASVSRRSSSASLNSLRRGTFSDQEFDTYSLEDDDDCDCSLSYRSAHRYSPSPLSSPRCQSPSAAAGESSRSSISRLRPPRRSMQNQVQDRIKYPGYEDDLRHSMPNLAKTSLRSLEAVRSSRSLESDLQGPSGRLTRIQQPISNVPQSKMRYSSSNPAGVRQPIKAGLSTSSLVNSKQPIKSSGYNGSSGIRKMSSPGLAPGIPGASRASNLPPSVKHSGVKSQSPSGNGAPKSKMVQPSKRSLNSSRTNPLDDDSWKDGCY
- the LOC140076379 gene encoding SLAIN motif-containing protein-like isoform X2, encoding MVVPESSPGIQHERMRVASEGIMDGETETDTSSELKEVRKLHELVRRLEIQNQQLRVKKNLQGTSNEPDTHLSALHSSGVMNSMNIQPEVGDLEIIPDLHSKLEQIGSEKENIPRLQYEKVCTDSKPPSKEGNHCDMDDSSFFSLEGMGKMSEGSSSGDLADLLDDTALDEVEVLELDSCSEDEEDCWLYASPRKLEACAEQKTDSPLKWCRQVLDHHSPETEAACRTLIGKLDQGYMSIHSALSSQSSVDSELSTSDDSISMGYKLQDLTDVQVMARLQEESLRQDYASSSASVSRRSSSASLNSLRRGTFSDQEFDTYSLEDDDDCDCSLSYRSAHRYSPSPLSSPRCQSPSAAAGESSRSSISRLRPPRRSMQNQVQDRIKYPGYEDDLRHSMPNLAKTSLRSLEAVRSSRSLESDLQGPSGRLTRIQQPISNVPQSKMRYSSSNPAGVRQPIKAGLSTSSLVNSKQPIKSSGYNGSSGIRKMSSPGLAPGIPGASRASNLPPSVKHSGVKSQSPSGNGAPKSKMVQPSKRSLNSSRTNPLDDDSWKDGCY